The Rhododendron vialii isolate Sample 1 chromosome 6a, ASM3025357v1 genome includes a window with the following:
- the LOC131330677 gene encoding glucose-6-phosphate/phosphate translocator 2, chloroplastic-like, giving the protein MTFSAMQSYANFTFPNHLQPRPLLPKTQQLPPFPSNFAKKSNGTGLLDFKRLSISSSLQGFNFLDESRDRKPRESLVPCKAYEAHRFQLPIQINIEFDKEAREVAAQKLKIGLYFASWWALNVVFNIYNKKVLNAFPFPWLTSTLCLATGSLMMLLCWATKITEAPKTDLNFWKALLPVAVAHTIGHVAATVSMSKVAVSFSHIIKSGEPAFSVLVSRFFLGEAFPLAVYLSLLPIIGGCALAAANELNFNLTGFIEGMIANLAFVFRNIFSKRGMDSVGGVNYYACLSMMSLLILTPFAIATEGPQIWAAGWDKAVSQIGPNFIWWVAAQTVFYHLYNQVSYMSLNETSPLTFSIGNVIMRRISVIVASIVIFQTSVQPINALGAAIAIFGTFLYSQAKK; this is encoded by the exons ATGACTTTCTCTGCAATGCAATCCTATGCAAACTTCACATTTCCTAATCACCTCCAGCCAAGACCCTTGCTTCCAAAAACTCAGCAGCTCCCACCGTTTCCCTCGAATTTCGCCAAAAAATCAAACGGCACTGGTCTTCTGGACTTTAAACGTCTAAGCATATCGTCGTCTCTTCAAGGTTTTAATTTCTTAGATGAATCGAGAGATAGGAAACCACGAGAGTCATTGGTCCCCTGCAAAGCCTACGAAGCCCATCGGTTTCAGCTGCCGATACAGATAAACATCGAATTCGACAAAGAAGCTAGGGAAGTTGCAGCTCAAAAGCTAAAGATTGGGCTCTACTTTGCTTCATGGTGGGCCTTGAATGTGGTATTCAACATATACAATAAGAAGGTCCTCAATGCCTTTCCCTTCCCATGGCTCACTTCAACTCTGTGTTTGGCAACTGGGTCTCTCATGATGTTGCTCTGCTGGGCTACTAAGATCACTGAAGCACCAAAGACCGATCTCAACTTCTGGAAAGCTCTATTGCCG GTGGCTGTGGCACATACAATTGGGCATGTGGCAGCGACAGTGAGCATGTCAAAGGTTGCAGTTTCATTCAGTCACATAATCAAGAGTGGTGAACCTGCTTTCAGTGTTCTGGTCTCCAGATTTTTCCTGGGCGAGGCTTTTCCGCTGGCAGtttacctctctctcctcccgattATTGGCGGTTGTGCTCTTGCTGCAGCCAACGAGCTAAATTTCAACTTGACCG GGTTCATAGAGGGTATGATAGCGAACTTGGCATTCGTTTTtcgaaacattttttcaaagagaGGGATGGACTCCGTCGGGGGAGTGAACTACTATGCTTGCCTTTCCATGATGTCCCTTTTGATTCTCACCCCATTTGCAATTGCTACGGAGGGTCCTCAAATATGGGCAGCTGGCTGGGACAAAGCAGTTTCTCAAATTGGACCTAATTTCATATG GTGGGTGGCGGCACAAACTGTATTCTATCACTTGTACAATCAAGTCTCATACATGTCCCTAAATGAGACATCACCCTTGACATTTAGCATTGGGAATGTTATAATGAGGAGAATTTCTGTTATAGTTGCTTCCATTGTAATTTTTCAAACGTCGGTACAACCGATCAACGCACTCGGAGCTGCCATCGCGATTTTTGGAACTTTTCTCTACTCGCAG GCAAAGAAGTGA
- the LOC131330698 gene encoding uncharacterized protein LOC131330698, with the protein MGVFLNLIDAILFFFFTIIAICAPLIDSQNCLPTHLYPKVLVDLNTWYSREYGDYLVEEKPNFFMGLVWLELLFQWPLSLLNMYAILGGKSWFRTTCLVFGVSTFTSMVAILSEMLGSQKASDKLLMIYFPFMGFAVLAILRGLLPYSGKTKAAGRRPGLTKKRV; encoded by the exons atgggTGTTTTCCTTAACCTGATAGACGCcatactcttcttcttcttcaccatcATCGCAATCTGCGCTCCGCTTATCGACTCACAGAATTGCCTTCCGACCCACCTGTACCCAAAAGTTCTCGTCGATCTCAACACCTGGTACTCGCGCGAGTACGGTGACTACTTAGTCGAGGAGAAGCCCAATTTCTTCATGGGTCTGGTCTGGCTCGAGCTCCTCTTCCAgtggcccctctctctcctcaataTGTACGCCATTTTGGGGGGCAAGTCTTGGTTTCGCACCACGTGTTTGGTCTTTGGCGTCTCCACTTTCACCTCCATG GTTGCTATATTATCAGAAATGTTGGGGTCCCAGAAGGCATCAGATAAGCTGTTGATGATATACTTCCCTTTCATGGGTTTCGCGGTTTTAGCCATTTTGCGAGGCCTTCTACCATACTCTGGCAAGACCAAAGCAGCTGGAAGAAGACCAGGATTGACTAAGAAAAGGGTTTGA